The genomic region GTCGCGTTCGAGTGCACGGGCAGCACACGAGCGCTGAACGAGGCTATCCGTGTCGTCCGCCGGCGCGGCACCGTTGTCGCGGTCGGCTTCTACCAAGGCGAGGCCGCCGGGCTGTTCCTTGGAGACGAGTTCCACCACAACGGCGTCGAAGTGCGGTCAGGCCAGATCGGGAATCTGCATCCGCGCTGGGAGATCGGCGCCCTGCGCGCGTTCGGCATCGACCTCGCGTGCCGTGGTGCGGTGATCCTCGGCGGCTTGCCGCGTGTATCAGTACCAGTCGAGGAAGCCGCCGATGCCTTCGGGCTGCTCGCGCGACCCGCGGATGTTCTGCAAGTCGCGTTTTCGTACCGAGCGGCATAGAGTCACGGCAACCTCGAGGGGAGGTAACGAGATGAGACGTTCCCGTGGCCTGCGCGCGTACGGCATCGCCGGCGCGCTCGCGATCCTTCTCACCGCGTGCTCCACAACAGGCGCCCCGACGGGCGGCGGCGCACCGACCGCTACCGGCCCGACCGCGACCGATGCGGGTAAGAGCTTCGTCTTTGCTTCGACGCAGTTCTCGCCGGTCACCGAGCAGGAAGCGATGCGCAAGAAGATCCTCGCCGCCTGGAACGGCGCATCCGTCGAGTTCATCACCGACCAGGAGCCCGTGATCATCGACCGCATCACGGTCGAGTCGAAGGCCGGCGGCACGGGTCAGATCGGGATCGTCGGACTCGAGAACGGACAGTACGGCTCGCTCGTCGCCGCGAACTACCTGAACGACCTTTCGAAGGTGGTCACGCGGAACGCCGACAAGAAGATCAACAGCGATATGCTCACGCTGGGCAAGTTCGGCGGCAGCACACAGCTGTACGTGCCGTGGATGCAGGCGACGTACTTCCTCGCCGCGAACAAGAAGGCGCTGCAATACCTGCCTGCCGGCGCCGACGTCAACGCCCTCACCTACGACCAACTCATCGCGTGGGCCAAGAACATCTTCGAGAAGACCGGACAGAAGCGGTTCGGGTGGCCGGTCGGGACGAACGGCCTCATCCACCGTCTGCTCCAGGGTTACTGGTATCCGTCGTTCACCGGCGGACTCGTGACCACCTACAAGAGCGCCGAGGCCGCGGCGATGTGGGGGAAGATCAAGGAGCTCTGGCAGTACTCCAATCCGCAGTCGACCACCTATGCCTTCCTGCAGGAGCCGCTGCAGTCCGAAGAGGTGTGGGTCGGCATCGACCACGCCGCACGGCTGATCAACGTCCTCAAAGCGAAGCCCGATGACTTCATCGCGGCGCCCGCGCCCGCCGGCCCCAAGGGCCGCTACTACATGAGCGTCGTCATCGGTCTCGGGATCCCGAAGACGACACCGAACGCGAGTGGGGCGGAGAACCTCATCGACTACCTGCTCAAGCCCGAGACGCAGATCACCACGCTTCGCGAGAACAGCTTCTTCCCAGTGACGAACGTCACGATGCCGACCGACCTCGACAAGGGACTCAAGCTCGAGGCCGATGCCGTAGCGAAGCAGGCGGCGGCGAGTGACGCCAAGGTCGTGCCGCTGCCCGTCGGCCTCGGTGCCAAGGGCGGCGACTTCAACACCGCCATCCTCAACACCTTCCAGCGGATCATCGTGAAGGGCGAGGACATCCAGACCGTGCTCAACGAGCAGGCGGCCATCATCAACAAGGTCATGACCGACGCGAATGCGAAGTGCTGGGGGCCGGACGGAACGTCCACCGGCCCCTGCCAGGTGAAGTGATCAGGCTTTAGGACATGATGCGGATGCGAGCGCGAACGGAAGACATCCTTCCGTTCGCGCTCCTCCTACCGTCGCTGGTCTACCTCGGCCTGCTGATCCTCATCCCGATGGTGCAGGCCCTGCTGCTGGCCGTCCAGGCGGACAACGGCGCGCTCACCACCGAGTTCTTCGAGCGCATGACGGGCGATGTCAACTTCAGCGACGCCTGGCGGAACACGCTGCTCCTGCTCGTCCTGATCGTTCCGCTGCAGATCGTCCTCGCGCTGGCGATGGCCCTGCTCATCCACTCGCGCTTCAAAGGCCACGGCATCTTCCTCTACATCTACGCGATCCCGCTGGCGATCTCCGATCTCGCCGCGGGCATCCTCTGGCTCTCGGTCTTCACCGAGCGTGGCTATCTCAACACCATCGGCCAGGGCGTCGGCATCATCGGGACGCCGCCCGTCTACTTGTCGTTCGAGAACTTCGGCGGCCTTCTCGCAGCGATCGTCATCGCTGAGTCGTGGCGCGCGACGGCGATCGTCATGGTCATCCTCGTCGCGGGCCTGCAACTCATCCCACGCGACTACTTCGAAGCCGCCGATCTCTTCGGCGCGAACCGCATCCGCCGCACGCTCCACGTCGTCCTGCCGCTCCTGCGGCCGAGCCTCCAGTCGGCGCTGATCATCCGCACGATCTTTGCGTTCCAAACGTTCGCGGTCGTGCTCGCGCTGGCCGGGCGCAATCTCCCGGTCATCGCCGCCGAGGCGTATAGCTGGTACGCGAACAACCGCAATGCGCACCTCGCCGCGACATACGCGCTGCTCCTGATGGGCCTGACGATCGCGTTCACGATCGTCTACCTCCGCGTCCTGGGCCTCCGCGAGGCCGAGGTGAAGCGCGCATGAACGCACGCACGTGGGATCGGACACTGATCTACGGGAGCGCGATCCTGCTCGCACTCTGGGTCGTCGTGCCGTTCTACCTGATCTTCCTTTCGGCGTTCAGCCGCCCGGACGACGTCTTCGTCTACCCGAAGCCACTCCTACCCACGAACTTCTCGACCGCGACGATGGAGTTCTTCCTGCAGTCGACCGGCGTGTTCGCCTCGGTCATCAACAGCATCGCCGTCGCGGTCATCACGATCGTCCTCAGCCTCGCGCTCGGCGCTCCGGCAGGCTACGCGCTCGCGCGCTTCACCTTCCGCGGACGGCAGGGCTTCCAGCTGATCGTGCTCGCCACGAAGATGTTCCCGGTCGCGATCCTCTCCATCCCCCTCGCCGTGACCTTCGTGAAGCTCGGTCTGTACGACAACGTGTTCGGCGTCGCGCTGGTCCACACCGCGATGGCGCTGCCCTTTGTGATCCTCGTGACGCTCGGCGTGTTCGCCGGCGTCTCGAACGAGCTCGAAGAGGCGGCGATGACGCTGGGCTGCTCACGCTTCACGGCGTTCCTACGCATTGCGCTCCCACTCGCGCTGCCCGGACTCGCCGCGGCGGCGATCTTCACGTTCGTGATCTCATGGAACGAGGTCTTCGCGGCGTCGATCCTCACGCTCCGCCAACGTACCCTGCCGGCGCAGGTGCTATCCGCGCTGCAGCAGTCGCCGCTGTACTTCAAGTTCGCGGGCGGATTCTTCATGGTCATGCCAGCGGTCGTCTTCATCTTCTTCATGCGCCGGTATCTCCTGAACCTGTGGGGAGGGCGCTGAGCGATGGCCGGGATCCGCATCGAGAACGTGACGAAGATCTTCGGGAAGTCGCCCGCGTTGAAGGACGTGAGCCTCGATGTGAAAGATGGGGAGTTCCTGGTGCTCCTCGGTCCGTCGGGCTGCGGCAAGACGACGCTGCTGCGCTGCATCGCAGGCCTCGAACATGTCGACGAGGGAAAGGTGTTCATCGGCGAGAAGGACGTCACCGATCTCGCGCCGCGCGCGCGTGAGATCGCGATGGTGTTCCAGAGCTACGCCGTCTTCCCGCATATGACCGTCAAGGACAACATCGGCTTCGGCCTGCGCATGCACAGGCGCCCCAAGCCGGAGATCGATCGCCGGGTGCGCGAGGGCGCTGCCCTTCTTCAGCTCGAGCGGTTCCTCGATCGCTATCCGGCGCAGCTCTCGGGTGGACAGCGGCAGCGCGTGGCCGTCGCCCGCGCGATCGTGATGGACGCGCCGGTCCTGCTCATGGACGAGCCGCTGTCGAACCTCGACGCCCTGCTC from Candidatus Limnocylindria bacterium harbors:
- a CDS encoding oxidoreductase, whose product is VAFECTGSTRALNEAIRVVRRRGTVVAVGFYQGEAAGLFLGDEFHHNGVEVRSGQIGNLHPRWEIGALRAFGIDLACRGAVILGGLPRVSVPVEEAADAFGLLARPADVLQVAFSYRAA
- a CDS encoding ABC transporter substrate-binding protein; amino-acid sequence: MRRSRGLRAYGIAGALAILLTACSTTGAPTGGGAPTATGPTATDAGKSFVFASTQFSPVTEQEAMRKKILAAWNGASVEFITDQEPVIIDRITVESKAGGTGQIGIVGLENGQYGSLVAANYLNDLSKVVTRNADKKINSDMLTLGKFGGSTQLYVPWMQATYFLAANKKALQYLPAGADVNALTYDQLIAWAKNIFEKTGQKRFGWPVGTNGLIHRLLQGYWYPSFTGGLVTTYKSAEAAAMWGKIKELWQYSNPQSTTYAFLQEPLQSEEVWVGIDHAARLINVLKAKPDDFIAAPAPAGPKGRYYMSVVIGLGIPKTTPNASGAENLIDYLLKPETQITTLRENSFFPVTNVTMPTDLDKGLKLEADAVAKQAAASDAKVVPLPVGLGAKGGDFNTAILNTFQRIIVKGEDIQTVLNEQAAIINKVMTDANAKCWGPDGTSTGPCQVK
- a CDS encoding sugar ABC transporter permease, whose product is MMRMRARTEDILPFALLLPSLVYLGLLILIPMVQALLLAVQADNGALTTEFFERMTGDVNFSDAWRNTLLLLVLIVPLQIVLALAMALLIHSRFKGHGIFLYIYAIPLAISDLAAGILWLSVFTERGYLNTIGQGVGIIGTPPVYLSFENFGGLLAAIVIAESWRATAIVMVILVAGLQLIPRDYFEAADLFGANRIRRTLHVVLPLLRPSLQSALIIRTIFAFQTFAVVLALAGRNLPVIAAEAYSWYANNRNAHLAATYALLLMGLTIAFTIVYLRVLGLREAEVKRA
- a CDS encoding carbohydrate ABC transporter permease; this translates as MNARTWDRTLIYGSAILLALWVVVPFYLIFLSAFSRPDDVFVYPKPLLPTNFSTATMEFFLQSTGVFASVINSIAVAVITIVLSLALGAPAGYALARFTFRGRQGFQLIVLATKMFPVAILSIPLAVTFVKLGLYDNVFGVALVHTAMALPFVILVTLGVFAGVSNELEEAAMTLGCSRFTAFLRIALPLALPGLAAAAIFTFVISWNEVFAASILTLRQRTLPAQVLSALQQSPLYFKFAGGFFMVMPAVVFIFFMRRYLLNLWGGR
- a CDS encoding sugar ABC transporter ATP-binding protein — encoded protein: MAGIRIENVTKIFGKSPALKDVSLDVKDGEFLVLLGPSGCGKTTLLRCIAGLEHVDEGKVFIGEKDVTDLAPRAREIAMVFQSYAVFPHMTVKDNIGFGLRMHRRPKPEIDRRVREGAALLQLERFLDRYPAQLSGGQRQRVAVARAIVMDAPVLLMDEPLSNLDALLRLQARADLKRLHREVRRTTVYVTHDQVEAMSMGDRIA